A region of Lentimicrobiaceae bacterium DNA encodes the following proteins:
- a CDS encoding TrpB-like pyridoxal phosphate-dependent enzyme: MQRKFNLTEQEIPRFYYNIVADMPNKPLPPLHPGTRQPITPDLLEPLFARELIQQEVSTERLIEIPEEVRKIYAQWRPTPLFRAVNLEKALNTPARIYYKYEGVSPAGSHKPNTAVAQAFYNKIEGIKKITTETGAGQWGTALSYACQMFDMECEVFMVKVSYDQKPYRKIMMNTFGGSVYASPSNLTEAGRGILSAHPDSSGSLGIAISEAIERAVSDPTAHYALGSVLNHVLLHQTIIGQEAMVQMEKAGQMPDIIVAPFGGGSNFAGIAFPFLKLNLTENQKIRCIAVEPESCPKLTRGEFRYDFGDTMGMTPLLPMFTLGHDFMPSPIHAGGLRYHGAGVIVSQLLKDGLIEAVSQNQQRCFEAGMQFIKTEGIIPAPEATHAIATVIDEANRCREEGISKTILFNLCGHGYFDMAAYEMFMSGKLNGESQVSDSSIRASIDSLEMLQP; encoded by the coding sequence ATGCAACGTAAATTTAACCTCACTGAACAGGAAATACCCCGCTTTTATTACAATATTGTGGCTGACATGCCCAACAAACCACTTCCGCCATTGCATCCCGGCACACGACAACCTATCACTCCCGATTTGCTGGAGCCGCTTTTTGCGCGGGAACTGATACAACAGGAAGTATCGACGGAGCGCCTGATTGAAATTCCGGAAGAAGTCAGAAAAATATATGCCCAATGGAGGCCCACCCCACTCTTCAGGGCTGTAAATCTTGAAAAAGCACTGAATACTCCTGCCCGTATTTATTACAAATACGAAGGCGTAAGTCCTGCAGGCTCGCACAAGCCCAACACCGCGGTTGCCCAGGCTTTTTACAATAAAATTGAAGGAATAAAAAAGATAACAACCGAAACCGGAGCGGGACAATGGGGAACGGCCCTTTCGTATGCCTGCCAGATGTTTGATATGGAATGCGAAGTGTTTATGGTAAAAGTTAGTTACGACCAAAAGCCATATCGCAAAATTATGATGAATACATTTGGAGGCAGCGTATATGCATCGCCATCCAACTTAACAGAGGCCGGCCGGGGCATTCTCAGTGCCCATCCCGATTCTTCAGGAAGCCTGGGGATTGCTATTTCTGAAGCCATCGAACGTGCAGTATCCGACCCGACTGCACACTACGCCCTGGGCTCGGTGCTGAACCACGTATTGCTGCATCAGACCATCATCGGACAGGAGGCTATGGTTCAGATGGAAAAAGCAGGACAAATGCCCGATATCATTGTTGCCCCTTTTGGCGGAGGCAGTAACTTTGCCGGAATTGCTTTCCCCTTTTTGAAGTTAAATCTGACCGAAAATCAAAAAATCAGATGCATCGCGGTAGAACCCGAATCATGTCCAAAACTTACACGCGGTGAATTCAGGTATGACTTTGGCGACACCATGGGCATGACCCCGTTGCTGCCCATGTTTACCCTGGGGCATGATTTTATGCCATCGCCCATTCATGCCGGAGGACTCAGATACCATGGAGCAGGAGTTATTGTAAGTCAGCTACTTAAAGACGGGTTGATTGAAGCTGTTTCGCAAAACCAGCAACGTTGCTTTGAAGCTGGCATGCAGTTTATCAAAACCGAAGGCATTATTCCTGCACCTGAGGCAACCCATGCCATTGCAACGGTGATTGACGAGGCCAACCGTTGCCGCGAAGAAGGCATCTCCAAAACCATTCTCTTTAACCTGTGCGGCCACGGATATTTCGACATGGCAGCCTATGAAATGTTTATGTCAGGAAAACTCAATGGCGAGTCACAGGTATCCGACAGCAGCATCAGAGCATCGATTGACAGTCTTGAAATGCTGCAGCCCTGA